The following DNA comes from Mastomys coucha isolate ucsf_1 unplaced genomic scaffold, UCSF_Mcou_1 pScaffold11, whole genome shotgun sequence.
GCCTAGTTGGGAactagaaattaaatatttactgggTCCAAATTCTAGGCATTTAATTCCTCGTGTCCATACTAAGGTGAGTGAATATGCTGTCTGGGCAACTCTATTCAATGGCTCCGGGGCACAGCTTTCTCCTTAAAGATTCCTGATGGGTACTTGGAGGCAGAGTTCCTGCCCAGGGAGCAGCCTTCTGGGAGACATAGGCAAAGCAAACCAGGCAAGGTAGGAAAGACAGAATGGGACAAGATGCCAGAGACACAAGGCCAAGAAGAGAGCAGGTTTTCCCAAGAGCTCCTGACAACAGAGGTGGATGGTCCCAAGGCCTGTGGTCAGCAAACACCATTCCTCCTCTGCAGAGGCCTTCTCCACCTGCTCAACTGTGCGTCTGTAGGAGGCTTCTGGAATCTCATTCAGAGTGAGTGTGCTCATTGACCCCAGGTCAAAGTTCCCTTCAGCCTTCAAGCCCAGGTTAGAGTGTTCCTCGAGGTTAGGGTGCTCCTCAAGGTTAGGGTGCTCTTCAAGGTTAGGGTGCTCCTCAAATGCCCCAAACCCCAGATCAAGGGAGTTCTTTAAATGCTCTCAGCCCAGGCTAGAGTGCTCCCCAGCCCTCAGCTCCTGGTTAGAATGCTCCCCAACCCTCAGCTGCAGGTTAGAGTGCTCCCCAGCCCTCAGTCTCCGGTTAGAGTGCTCCCCAGCCCTCAGCCTCAGGTTAGAGTGCTCCCCAGCCCTAGCCCCAGGTCTGGGTAGTCTTTGACCCTTAATCTCAACTTTGGGATATTCCTCTGCATGTCAGATCAAGGTAATACCCAGGTGCCCCAGCCTCAAGTTAGGGTGTTCCTTAAGTGCCTACAAACTCAACTCCTCCTCATAGCCTGCTCAAGAACAGAACCAGCCATTACAGGCCCCTGTGACTTTTAGGCCCTGTGTCTGCCTGGAGATAGGCAGGCTCTTTGTAGAAGAGAGAAGTCAGTGGGGGCTGTGGTAGACAGCCTGGGCCAAGGAAGCCATGACTGacaagagacagggaggggatAAGGGATTTTCTGAATCCAGTTCCCTTTATAGACAAGCCATTATAATACCTGTTACACTGCTTCCACTGGACAACTATGTGATCCAGGTAGTTTTTATTGGAAGATTTGTTGATACTAAGCGTGGCCCACAGATTAGACATTACATTTGTCCCACAGTGGATTTACACAGGACTTCATTCAGAACTCCCTGAGGAAGCACGAGATGGGGTCTTTGGGATAGCCAAACTGGAATGAACGCCAAGGACCAGGCCTGACCAAAGGACATGGTATGGTTCTGTGGAGCCAGCTGGTAGTGGAGGAGTGTGGTCAGTCCCTGTTGCAGAGATTGGACTGGCAGCAAGCGATGGACACATGACGACCTAAGCCCAAGCTGCGGACACTAGGACAGCCATTGTAGCACATCTTCGTCACCAGGGGCAGGTTCGTAAAGCTGATGGGAGCCCCTGTAGGATAAGAGAGAAACCACAGTGCTTCCTGAAGTTCTGAGCTGTCCAAACCTCTATCACATCAGCCATTGTGTTGAGGGCTACCCCCAATCACTGAAAGACCCTGCCTGGTCCCTGTTCCAGGCAGAGGCTGCCAGGCATATTTCTACTGTGTTCTTGATCTGCTGGGCTCTGCCTGCCCAGTGAGCCAGCTCTCTGTGCAAGAAGGGTGTATCCAGCCCATCCCTCCCATCACACTCACGGGTGGCAATGATGACACAGTGGGTGGATCTCCTTGGGCAGCCAGACCGGTGGGAGCATCCTCCAAACCCCTTGCACAGGTGGCACCACAGGCCCTGTGTTACAGCTACAGACAGAAGGAGACAAGGGTAGCCGGTGAGCAACTCCTGCAGAGGATGCCACCTGCTCTGGTACCCAGCACCCAGCTTCCATCCTCATACCAGCCCtatagctctgtagaccagcctccCTCGAGGGGCCTTGCACCTTGAGACCTTGGAAGAAGGGCTGAGGGAAACCCTAATATTCAGCCTACCACTGTGTTAGAGGCAGTGATCATATTGGAGCCAACTGGTCTATGTTCCAGCCCAGAGAACCAAGGGctggatggagcagagatggaccTTCTGGGGAGGAAGAATACAGGTTCCAGCTCCTGAAGACCAGAGATGGGGAGGGATGGGGGCTGGGACTTTAGCTATTCTCCCCTTTACATCCAGGGACCTGAGAAAAATCATCTCTAGCCCTGGGGTCTCTGTTCTATGGCTTAAGATGACAGACAGGACCTTTATCCAGTTAGCAATGAATCCAAGGCACGGCCAGGCAGAAGGAAGATGAGAGCCTTCTGAGTTCTACAGGCCATTTTCCTGGCAAATTCTAGATCACAGCTCTTACATCCAGCCCAGGGACCCTCCAGTCAGGCCAGTGGCTTACCCTgatctctcttgcttcctctggaTTCCCTtatctgtctccctgcctctccctgtcctctctgcagctttctcctctcccttccttaagCTTTCTTCCTTGGATTCCAAAGTCCCGAACCCCATGCCCAGCCCACGGTATGCTCCATGACCAGTTATGCTACTGTACACTGGCTCTGTACAAGTCCTGAGTTGACACCAAATGGGAAAATTCCTAGGGGAAGTCCCATCCTACCTGGGCCACTGGAGAGTGTCTGAGATAAGAATCTGGCTCCTCCCTGGGGCTCCTACTACAACCACACCTCTACCAGTCCTCACATGTAAGTTTGCCGGTCCATTCTGGTCAGTCTCAGAGGTCTTCATCCTATATACTATAGAGCTGGTGGACAGATGGGAAGTCCCTACCACAGCAAGGTCACCACCACTTGCCTTGATTGTCTATCAGCCCCTATCAAGCAGCCATAGCTGAGACCCTGCCAGGGGCATAAAAAGgtagcaacagaagccaaaaagtCGGTAGCTGTGTCCCCTGGATGTTAAAGACACTAAACAGACTGAACGTGGGTTCATTGCACAGGGAGGGGCATAGACAACAGCTGACTGTGGGGCAAGTGATTGGGGCACCAAAAGGGACAAGCAAGGTGCTGGTGAGAATTGGACTGGCACCAActcccatttctcttcctccccatgCCTCCTAGCTTTCCCCAGGCTCACCTTTCCATCATCCATGTGGCATAAACAAGCCCCAGCTCATAGGCTATCTCCTCCCTGGGAGGCTTTCAACTCTGGGACAGAGATCTTCCTTTGCTACAGCCATCATGAGCCTGGCCTTGTTATGTTCATACTTACGGCTGTTTCCCTACTCTTATTCACTAGGGTTCTGGAGATGAATGAGGatcccttcccactccccaatGCCCCTCCCAAGCATCTGTCACACTGGACCCTGCTTTACTAATGAGGCTCAAGAGATGTTCAGAGAATAAATGAtggaatgagttctaggacagggacagggacaggagctGGGTGATTAAGAGAAAGAATAACTGTCCCTCTTGGGGTCTTTTTGTTGTCATCAAGGAAGCCTGGAAGGTTTATCTCTCAGAAGGAAATTGGCTCTAGGCACTGTGGTAGGACCATAGGGACAAACCTCCAGGTAGGCACTTGCCTAGAGAGAGAGGGTTTTGGAGAAGGTAAGAGGGACAATAGAATGAGCCTTAAGACAGCAGACTCCACTAGGTCCAATCCCACTGCAGTGTTGCCAGGAACAGTTTACTCTCTCTGGTCTTATTTTCTCACCCTCAGAACAACTTAGGATGGAATCTATCCTTCTCAGGTTCTGTTGAGCCCTGAGGATATGGCATTACCCAGGGGTGGCAGAGCAGGAACCCAGCAAAGACATAGGACATGGAGTATGCAGAGAGAGACTCCCGGATCCTGACTCCCTCCAACTTTGAAGTGGCTAGGCTTGAGGCTTTTGTCTTGAGGGATGGCTATGAAAGAAGAGCCTGGGAGGTCCCTGTGTAGAAACTTGTTTCAGGCTCACAGATTCTCCTGAGATGCTAGAGCCTTGGCTAAGATGGAGATGGCAGCTGACTCATGGCTGAGCACTCCCTCTGAAACCCCAGCCCTGACAGAGACAAATATTTCTAAGGTTTGAGCTCAGGGCCATCAAAGTAGAGATGGTCTGTGTTGAAGGCTCTGGCAGCACTTTGGTGGTCAGACTTCCTTAGGTCAGAGAGTCCCCTTTAGGCTCAGTCCCAGAACAGTGAATTAGACCCAGAGATGTACACATGGACCCCTTATCCCTCACCTCTGGTGGACCCCAAACTCTGAAGTGTTCCCACCCATGATGGAACCAAGGTTTTGCTAGGTGAGGCTTCTGGGAGCTGGGGCTGGCTGAGTTTGGAGCCCCATTTGCTGATTGCTCACAGGGGCAACCTGTTTCTTTGCTCGGGCACTGACTGGGGTTGGATAAAGGAACAACTTGGGCTCCATTACATGATGGCAAGGCCAGGAATAGGCAATGATATTTGTGGGTGACCTTGGGAGGTTATCAGCAGGCACTGAAGCCAAGGCATCCATTACGGGAGCGGTTGGAGCTAGCTAGCCTGGAGGGTACAGAAGTTGGAGGGGACTGAAAGTCAACTGGATAAAACCACCCTGGGAAGGTGGAACAGATAGAATCTAAGCAAGGAGGTAGGAGGGTGTCAGGAGAGAGTTGTGGCTGTCAGGAGACAGACCAGCTGGGGCCCCGGGGCTGGAGAGGGGCAAAGCAGAGGTGTGCCGCGCTTTCGAGGGTATGAGGTTGTTGCTATGGAGTCAGGGATGCCTAGGGGGTGGGTTTCAAACTGAGAAGTAAAGATGCGGATTGAGCGTTGTGGGGTCTAGAGAAGAGGGTTTAGAGATCTACGAAGGCCATCGGCATAAGACAAGAGGCTCGTAGATAAGGAGGGTCTTGGGGGTcaaggatggggagaggaggaaggaaaggggtaCCCGAAAGGGTCAGCAGTGGCCCAGGCTGGAAGGGCAGTGCTAAGGAAGGGTGGTAAAGAAGGCGGCCACATCCCTGACTCACCTAGCTCCATGCTCAAGACCACggccagaaggaaccagaagagaaGCCTCATGTTCTCCGTGTTGAGTAAGACAAGGTTTACTCGCTGGCCATCCCTTATACCTGCTTGTGGCTCCTACTCCACCCTTGCCTCCCATTGCTGATGGCTCCCAGCCCTGAGTCACTTGCAACCTGGCTCAGATGGGAGCTGGTGGAGCTTGTTGCTATGTGGCTTTGGGGAGCCAGGTACAATTTCACaaaccttcttccttcctccaaggAGTAGGGATGTGCCCGAGGCTCTCAAGAAAGGCCTTGTGCAGGCTGGACCCTCAGGACAGGTCCACCTCACCCTGCAGCTGTACAGAGGACACGGTACGGCAAGCAGTCCTCTGCTCCACTCGAAAGTGAGACTGGAGCCGGGGCCAGGTGATACTAGGACGTCTTCCTCAGCAACTCATTCTGGATGGAGTACGGGGGCCAGGCTTTTGAAGGACCAGTTTCCTCATCTGCTAATTCAGGCTTCGGTCATGTCCTGTCCCTCCCAAGACTAGGAAAGCCAGGAGAATCATGGCTCTGCATGTGCTACTGGGAATAAGGGGTGAGTGTTATCTATCAAGGGATTATACTGGCATGGGACCAAGTGGCGGCAGGAAAGTAAAGCAAAGCCTTTGGTGTTAAAAAAAGGCCCCAGATTGGGATAAAGAGACAAGAGCAGCAAATTTCAGGGCAGAGGTCATTAGGACAATAAACCAGGATACAGGGACTCAGGTCAGGCAAGAGACCCCATGTGTCTACTCTGACTGTCCAGGTGGCTTTGATTGACCTCCATTCTTTATGGGATCCCCAAACCTGGGGGTTGGACAGGGCAAAGGGCCAGAGATCCTGACAGAGGAGCTGCTAGAGTCAGACTCTCTTCCTGAGTATTAATTAACAAGGATGTGAGATCAGGAATCAGAAAGTCAGATGAAGGCAGAAGTAGCGGGTAAGGGAGGCTCCGGTCCAGtgtctcccacccagttcctcaGCCTACCTCAGGCTTGTCAGTCCATGCATGGGAACTGGTGGGCCTGTCTCTTCCCACAGAATGGAGGTGGCTTTTAGTGAGGCCCAGGTATCCTGTTAATACCTCCCTTGCCTTGGCTAGCTCGGGTATGAGGATAGGAGCCAAAGACCTTCAGGGTCAGAAGGACCCACCAAACCAATCTGGACTCAGACAGAAgggtatgagagaaagagagacggaTGTCCTTcacttaatttattcattcaatgGGGGACGGACATTGATGGGACCGCTCTGACGTATAGGTAGATGGAGCTGGGGGAAAGGAGCTGTGGCATAAAATCGGATTTCATGTCCTTGCTGGGTGAGAGCCTGGGGTTGGCAGAGACACAACCAAGGGGAGTGCCAGGCATCACGTGTCCATGCATCCTTTGGAGCCTCCAAGAGCCAGCTGAGAGAGTACTGTCACTGTCATCTCACCAATGAGAAAGCTGGAAAACGAGTCTGTGCTTGAGGAGCCCAGGTCACTCAGTGCTGCGGGACACCATGGTGTTTACCAGGAAGTAACCACGCACCGAAGCAAAGGGCCACCTAAGTCCTGGAAACCTTCCTAGAGTCTCAGGATGTGAACTCATGCGCTTGCTGCAGAAGATGAAGACATGGGGGCTGTGTGCCTCCCTCCTTGTCTGCTTTTGGAGAAGCCAGTCACAGAGACAGCGACGGACCGCTTCTCTCTGGTGGACTTGAGCCCTAGTTCCTGAGAGCATTAGCCCCGACAAAGGCTGACGTTCCTTTGTACTTCTCTCTACTACCCCATCCCATGCCGCACCCCTCTCCGTATCCATTCACAAAGCTGGCCTACCTCTTGGCCTACCCCTCAGCCCCTCAAACGTCCAGTTCTAGAGTTTCAGGTTCATTGGCTCTTACAACACTGCACTCTGAAATTCTCTGATTTATGAAGCCATTATCATCTTGAGGGTGCCCAGCCTCAAAGAACCCGAACTGTTGGAGGAGTACCCATAGTTGGATGGGTACTGGAAAGATGAATGGCCCAGGAAAATAAAGTGCCCTACTCCTCCGTGCCTCAATGTCTTTACCTGTCAAAGAGGCACAGTAATGACCACCCCATACACTTTTGCACAACTGCTGTGGAGTATGCAGAGCCACCTGCACTGGGCTAGACAGATGTTCATCACATGGCCCCAGATGGGATTCAGGACAGGCCATCTGGGACTGTTCTATTTGCATCCCTCACTGGCAGGCTTGGCCCTGTATTGATTGAGCACCTTTTGGGGCTCTGTGCTAAGCACCAAGGACAGGCTAGCTAGGCACGGGGCTTCCTATAGGGCTGAGTGGCAGTGTGGCCACTGTGGAGCCTATCTGGTCAGTGTCCAGACACAAGTGAAATAAGATGCCCTCAACACTGCAGCACCCTCAGCACTTCGCTTTGGGGCCACAGATGACCAAGCCTCTTCTACAGCACCCCCTTGTGGTAGGAGGGAGGACCTGATCTCCGGTTCCTCCCAGTTTTGGCTGAGGATGCCATCTAACTGGGGACAATGAACTTGCACAAGCAGGGTAACAGGATAATGTTTCCCAGGCCTCACCCACTGAGTCAGGGGCCCGCCTCTGACCCTCCTTGCCAGTGCCCTATGGCTTCCACTGGTCAGTCCCAATGCTGGCTGCTTGCTTGCTgctagtggtgtgtgtgtgtgtgtgtgtgtgtgtgtgtgtgtgtgtgtgcatgcatacatgtgttccATGCAAGCTCAGGTGGGGGCAGCACTGGCTTCCTCTTAGCATCCTGCCTAGGCCTCAGGGCCCACCACTGCCAGTGCTGCTTTTTGGGCTCTGTAGCCACTGCCtgggtgcacatgtgcatgtgtgctccttcctccctctttctggcCTCCCTTGAGACTCACCTTCCCTCTGGGTAGTCAATGTCTCCTCAACTCCAGGCCATTTCCCACCCAATTCACCTGTGTAACAAATAAAGCCCCACAGTTCCTGTTCCTGAGATTCTAGGCAAGCCCCTCAGCAGGATGCCTTCCCCACCTTCCCACATCCTCCAGTGGCCTATCCCCGGAggaggaaaccaaggcagaaaACCACATCAGCTCTAGTAGCAGACAGGGAGGAAAGTCCCCAAGATGGGCCTTTGTGTCCTGAGCTTCCACCACTGGGAGGTCTGAAGAAAACATTCAAGACGTGGTGACCAGCAGAATGTGGTAACTCAAGGACTCTCCATGAATAATCCCACTACATAGACACTGGCCAGCATCCTGACCCCTGGGCTGAGCCAGCTTTAGGGGGTTCCTCGTTGGCACATGAGTTGGAGTACTAGTTAGAGAGCAGGGTAAGGCTCCCAGGGACAGCTACACTGCATGAAAGGCAGATCTGTGTCTCCTAAATCTGGGCTGGGTTCTCCCGAGGCTTGGTACCCAGCAGTCTTCAGCCACAATAGACTTCACGGGCACTTGGGCTGGCTCCCTGTACATTTGTCTCCTGATAATTTACCAAGAGACCGGAGGACATAGGACCTGCCTAGGGGACCTGGGAAACTGGCTGGAGTCTGCTCCCCCACCCTGTCTCAGTCACCCTATTAACCTACTCTGACCTGCTTCTGATCCTTCCTTGCCATTCCCAGAATAACTCTGGCCAGTGCACAGGCCAGACACATATAGCATGAATCACTTGCTCCCATGTCTCTGCCAGCCTCAAGGCCCAGCAGCCAGTGTGTGATTGAGGGACTGTAGTGGACATCAAAGGGCCTGTtgagctggggctggagggatcTCAGTGGCCTACGGAAATGAAGCCGTTGCTAGCGACCCTTGGCCAATCGCTATCCCTACCCTGACAGCAGGTCTGGCAGAGTTTCTCAGCTAGGTGGAAATGACAAAGGGCTTCCTCACATGGCTTCCATATCATATTTGCTCTGGGAAGCCACTGGACTTAGGAGACAGCTCTGCTgagtctttctctgcttctagcCAGTTCATTATCTTTGCCCCCCCCTCTAGCAGACCCATTCTCTACTAGGTAGACTGAGGCAGGGTCGTGATGCTATGAAGGTGGAGTTTGGCTACTAATTCTATCCAATCAGTGTTCCTTGACTTGAGTGATGACCCCTCCCCCATAA
Coding sequences within:
- the Slurp2 gene encoding secreted Ly-6/uPAR domain-containing protein 2 yields the protein MRLLFWFLLAVVLSMELAVTQGLWCHLCKGFGGCSHRSGCPRRSTHCVIIATRAPISFTNLPLVTKMCYNGCPSVRSLGLGRHVSIACCQSNLCNRD